One Candidatus Binatia bacterium genomic window, GCTCGTAGCCGGGAATAATCGTGCAGAGAGCGGCCAGCGCCACAAACAGGAAGAGCGTGCCCAGAAAGCCGATATACTTCTCCGGATGTTGGAGGCCGACTTCTTCGATTTGTTTCTCGATACCGGTGACGACGATTTCCAGCAGGTTCTGCCAGCTGGAACGTTTCAGATCCGTGGAGAGTTTGCGCGTGATCAGTTTTGAACCGACGGCCAGCACGAGCATCAGTCCCCACGTGAACACAATGGTGCCGTTGAGTTTGAGAAACCCATGTTGCCAGAAGATCATCTCGTCGGGACTAAGGCGCATGACCAGCCTCCCTCGCCGGGGAACCGTGGTGTTCGAGCGGTTGGGCAGCACACGCCTCCGGCGTGTGGTTTTCGGCGCCACGCCGAAAACATAGTCCCTCAGACTTTTCCGCACTGGAAAGTCCGGGAATAGCGGGTGACAAAAGTTCGGGCGCGACGCCCGAACTCGCACGCGGGACGCGTGCGCTCCCCATTCTAGTTTCGAAGTTTGAGGTCAGCCGCGTCACGATGAAACGCGCGACGATAAATCCCAGGAGACACAGCAGCAGCCGCTCCCAATGACGGCCCGAGACAAAATAAAATCCAGCCAGGGCAATGCTCATCCGCAACAGCAAGCTGCCGAAGAACCACAGCGCCGGCCGTTGGGATGAAGCGCCCTTGCGAATCGTCCACCAAAGGCCGCCGAAGAAGAGCGCGCCGAGAAGAACACCTGCGCCCCCCGCCAGCACCAGTACCAAGGCTTCAGCCATGGTCATCCTCCTGCTCGTCTCGCATGGCCTTGTCTTCCTTGGCGACCCAATGCCACGCATTGATACAGCCGATCGCCAGCCCGGCAACCAATAGCGCCAGCGTCCAGGAATGGGTGCCCGGATGGTGTTTGTCCAACCAGATACCGAGCGCGGCGCCGAGCAGCGTCGGAACGACCACCGACCAGCCGATCAGCCCCATCATGCCCAAGCCGAACCAGACGCCCGGCGTGGATTTACGCGCCTTGAGCTTGCGAGCCGCTTTCGCGCCGACCTGGGCGGCTAAGGTCGGCTCGTTCTTCGCAGTTTTCTTTGGCTCGTCATTCATGTTGAAAGGTCGCGAAGCGACGCAGAAATCCAGTTTCCAATTTCGCCGTTACCGTGCGCACGCTTTGCTCGTGCTCGTCCAGGGTCAGAAACTCCTTTTCCACCGAAGCGCGCAATTGACCGAGGTCCGTTCCACCTATCGCCCGGCGCACGGAAACGAGCACGTCCAGGCCGGTCTTGACCAGCACCCCTTCATCCACGGCCACGAAAACCTCGCCCTCCGCTTCGGTTTCGTAGATCAGAATTCCCGGCGTGAGCGCCGCCACACAATCGAGTCGGTGTGGCAAGAGTCCGAACGAACCCTCGCGCGTCTCCGCCACCATGCGCGACACGCCGGTTTTCTCAGCGAAGATTTGGAACGGCAGGAGAATCTTAAGATTCATGGGGCCTTTATCTTCGCTTCGCCAATCGTACCGATCATGTAGAGCGCGCTCTCCGGGTAGTCTTTGAATTCATCGCGCAGGATTAGCTCACAGCCGTCCAGCGCGTCCTTGAGGTTGACGAGCTTTCCTTTGAGGCCGGTGAACTGCTCGGTCGTGAAAAAGGGTTGGGTGAGAAAACGCTCCAACCGGCGGGCGCGCGCGACCACGTTGCGGTCCTCCGGCGAAAGCTGCTCCAGGCCGAGCATGGCAATGATGTCCTTGAGATCCGCGTATTGCGCGAGCGTCCGCCGGATTTCCTGCGCCAAGCCGTAATGCCGTTCGCCGACGATACCCGGCGTGGCCATCTTGGAACTGGATTGTAGCGGGTCGATGGCCGGGAAAAGCCCTTCGCTGGCCCGCTTGCGCGAGAGCACGATGGAGGCGGAGAGATGCGAGAACGTATGCACCGCCGCCGGATCAGTGAAATCATCCGCCGGCACATACACCGCCTGGATTGAGGTGATGGCGCCGGTATCGGTGTTGGCGATGCGCTCCTCCAACCTCGACAACTCCGTGCCCATGGTCGGCTGATAGCCCAGACGCGACGGCATTTGCCCCATCAAGCCGGACACCTCCATGCCGGCCTGAATGAAGCGGAAAATATTATCGATGAGCAGCAGCACGTCGCGGTGCTCGTCGTCTCGGAAATACTCGGCCATCGTCAGCGCCGCATGCCCCACCCGAAACCGGCTGCCCGGCGGCTCGTTCATCTGGCCGAAGACCATAACCATGTTCGGCAGCACGCCGGCTTCCTTCATGTCGCGGTAAAGCTCCTCGCCTTCGCGACAACGTTCGCCGATGCCGCAAAAAATGCTTACGCCCTCGTGGTGCCCGATCATGTTGTGGATCATTTCGGTGAGCAACACCGTCTTGCCCACGCCCGCCCCCCCGAAAAGTCCCGCCTTGCCGCCGCGCTCCAGCGGCACGAGCACATCGATGACCTTGATGCCCGTTTCAAAGATTTCAGATTTGGTGGAACGTCGTGCCAGCGGCGGCGGAGCCCGATGCACAGAACGCCATTGGACATCGGACAACGCCGCTTCGCGGTCGACGGCGTTGCCAAACACGTCGAACATTCGCGAGAGAATTCCCTTGCCGACCGGCGCCTTCAACGGCCCGCCCGTGTCTTCCACCGCCATGCCGCGGGCGAGACCTTGGGTGGGGGTCAGCGCGATTCCACGCACGCGATGCGCGTCGAGTTGAGCTAAAACCTCGATGGCAATTTCCCCCTCCTTCGCGTGCAGCAACGAGTAGATGGGCGGCAAAGGTGCATCGAACCGTATATCTACGACACTGCCGCGCACCGAGACCACCGCGCCGAGGTTTGAAGGACTGGTTTTGTTCTTCATGTTTGCTCTCGCTGGTCCACCGTCAGCTTAATTTAGTTACACACGTCTTTTCCCGCCAGCGCTTTCTCTTTCTACGTTCCGTCCCGACTCCACTTCCAGTTTGTCAGTGCCCTGGTACCCCACATGGGTGAGGGTGGGGGCTGACGCGTACGCGGACACTCTCTTGGCTGCGTCTGATAGTCTGTAAGTCCAGGGTTGTTTCTGGGTGGCACCCTAATCTGTGGGGCGCGCGCACGCAGGGTCGTCATCACCCGAACGAGGAGTAGCGCGCCCAGCACGGCGCCGTAGGTTGCGGGCTCGCTGATGTCCTTCTTCACGCGCCAGATGAAGTGCAGCACACCAAGCGTCGGCGCAACGTACGCGAGCCGATGGCGCAGCTTACAACGCGCGAAGCCCATGCGTTTCACGGCGCCGTTGGTCGACGTGACGGCGAGTGGAATGAGGAGAACGAACGCCGCGAAACCGACGAAGATCAACTTGCGCTTGGTCACGTCAGCCCATATCGCTGGCCAGTCGAAGGTCTGATCCAGCCCGGTGTACGTGCTGACGTGCAGCGCCGCGTAGAAGAATGCGAACAGGCCAAGCATGCGGCGCAGTCGAAGCGGCCAGGTCCAGCCGAAGAGCGTCTTGAGCGGCGTACACGCAAGCGCAGCGACTAGGAAAATGAGGGCGACCAGACCCAATTGATTGAGTGCCTGCTCCGTCGGGTTTGCGCCCAGCTCTCCGCTCAGTCCGCGCAGGACGATGGCGGCAATCGGCGTGAGCGAACCCATGAAAACTGCTGGCTTCAGCCACGGCAGCGGCCCCGAGCGTTTTCCCGTTTGTTGCATTGCTAGAAGTAGCCCCGCAGGTCCATGCCGCTGTACAAGCTCGCAACCTGCTCGGCGTAGCCGTTGAACGGCAGCGTCGGACGCCGGCGCAATTCGCCAATGCGGCGCTGGCTCGCCTGACTCCAACGCGGATGATCGACTGCCGGATTGACGTTCGCGTAGAAGCCGTACTCCTGCGGCGCGGCAAGATTCCAAGTCGTCGGCGGTTGCTGCTCAGTCAGGCGAATGTTGACGATCGATTTGATGCCCTTGAAGCCGTACTTCCACGGCACGACCAGACGCAGCGGCGCACCGTTCTGGTTCGGAAGGACCTTGCCGTATAAGCCCGTGGCCATCATCGTGAGCGGATGCATCGCCTCGTCGATCCGCAGGCCTTCCACATACGGCCAATCGAGCACCCGACTTCGTTGCGCCGGCATCTGCTCGGAGTCGAGCAGTGAGGTGAAGGCGACGTACTTTGCCCGCGAAGTCGGCCCGGCGCGTTTAATGAGCGCATTCAGCGGAAAGCCGACCCAGGGTATGACCATCGACCACGCCTCAACGCAGCGCATGCGATACACGCGTTCTTCGAGCGGGAACCACGTGAGGAGCTGGTCAATGTCGGTCACGAGCGGTTTGTGTACTTCTCCTACGACGCGGAGGGTCCACGGATGTGGCTTCAAGGTATGCGCGTAGGCGGCCGGATCGCTTTTGTCCGTGCCGAACTCGTAGAAATTGTTGTACGAGGTGACAGCCTCCTCAGGAGTCGTCGGCTCGTCGCTGCGGTAGAGGCCGCGATTCGCGATCGTGAACGCACTTGCGGGTGCGTTCACCGCGTTCGCTGGGCGCCGGCGCTCGCTCGCTCGGCCGCCCTTCATCAACCACAGCAAGCTTCCGCCGACACCGGTGCTTGTCGCGGTGAACAACAGGGCGTTGCGGAGGAACTCGCGCCGGGGCAGATACCAGTGCTCCGGCGTGATCTCAGCAGTGGGAGGTATTTTGCCGAGCTTCTCCATCTCTCATCTGATGATGCGCAAGCTCCGAGGGTTTCGTC contains:
- the atpD gene encoding F0F1 ATP synthase subunit beta, which translates into the protein MKNKTSPSNLGAVVSVRGSVVDIRFDAPLPPIYSLLHAKEGEIAIEVLAQLDAHRVRGIALTPTQGLARGMAVEDTGGPLKAPVGKGILSRMFDVFGNAVDREAALSDVQWRSVHRAPPPLARRSTKSEIFETGIKVIDVLVPLERGGKAGLFGGAGVGKTVLLTEMIHNMIGHHEGVSIFCGIGERCREGEELYRDMKEAGVLPNMVMVFGQMNEPPGSRFRVGHAALTMAEYFRDDEHRDVLLLIDNIFRFIQAGMEVSGLMGQMPSRLGYQPTMGTELSRLEERIANTDTGAITSIQAVYVPADDFTDPAAVHTFSHLSASIVLSRKRASEGLFPAIDPLQSSSKMATPGIVGERHYGLAQEIRRTLAQYADLKDIIAMLGLEQLSPEDRNVVARARRLERFLTQPFFTTEQFTGLKGKLVNLKDALDGCELILRDEFKDYPESALYMIGTIGEAKIKAP
- a CDS encoding protein-methionine-sulfoxide reductase heme-binding subunit MsrQ, translating into MGSLTPIAAIVLRGLSGELGANPTEQALNQLGLVALIFLVAALACTPLKTLFGWTWPLRLRRMLGLFAFFYAALHVSTYTGLDQTFDWPAIWADVTKRKLIFVGFAAFVLLIPLAVTSTNGAVKRMGFARCKLRHRLAYVAPTLGVLHFIWRVKKDISEPATYGAVLGALLLVRVMTTLRARAPQIRVPPRNNPGLTDYQTQPRECPRTRQPPPSPMWGTRALTNWKWSRDGT
- the msrP gene encoding protein-methionine-sulfoxide reductase catalytic subunit MsrP is translated as MEKLGKIPPTAEITPEHWYLPRREFLRNALLFTATSTGVGGSLLWLMKGGRASERRRPANAVNAPASAFTIANRGLYRSDEPTTPEEAVTSYNNFYEFGTDKSDPAAYAHTLKPHPWTLRVVGEVHKPLVTDIDQLLTWFPLEERVYRMRCVEAWSMVIPWVGFPLNALIKRAGPTSRAKYVAFTSLLDSEQMPAQRSRVLDWPYVEGLRIDEAMHPLTMMATGLYGKVLPNQNGAPLRLVVPWKYGFKGIKSIVNIRLTEQQPPTTWNLAAPQEYGFYANVNPAVDHPRWSQASQRRIGELRRRPTLPFNGYAEQVASLYSGMDLRGYF
- a CDS encoding F0F1 ATP synthase subunit A, which encodes MRLSPDEMIFWQHGFLKLNGTIVFTWGLMLVLAVGSKLITRKLSTDLKRSSWQNLLEIVVTGIEKQIEEVGLQHPEKYIGFLGTLFLFVALAALCTIIPGYE
- a CDS encoding F0F1 ATP synthase subunit epsilon; the encoded protein is MNLKILLPFQIFAEKTGVSRMVAETREGSFGLLPHRLDCVAALTPGILIYETEAEGEVFVAVDEGVLVKTGLDVLVSVRRAIGGTDLGQLRASVEKEFLTLDEHEQSVRTVTAKLETGFLRRFATFQHE
- a CDS encoding AtpZ/AtpI family protein; this encodes MNDEPKKTAKNEPTLAAQVGAKAARKLKARKSTPGVWFGLGMMGLIGWSVVVPTLLGAALGIWLDKHHPGTHSWTLALLVAGLAIGCINAWHWVAKEDKAMRDEQEDDHG